A genomic stretch from Methanocella sp. includes:
- a CDS encoding 4Fe-4S double cluster binding domain-containing protein — protein MSVRLEEHGLSARIVPISRLDDLRQGFDGLIQQGLIDEGLNQEYLKRFVYRPPEGFSGAMSVIVMASRMPAIRFSFIKNEVKIPVYIPPTYIHGARYDRKAQDTLAELLTPYKVTPAVLPKKLLAVRSGLAAYGRNNITYIEGLGSCYWLSAFYTDMPCAEEGTWREPTMMESCNDCSICRDNCPTGAIVENRFLLHAERCIVFHNEMPGNVPFPSWMDETWHNSLVGCLYCQEYCPENKGMIDIVDGAEFSREETELLLAGTPEDKLPAPLVKKLEECDLLSILDIIPRNLTPLLH, from the coding sequence ATGAGCGTGCGCCTCGAAGAGCATGGCCTGTCGGCTCGTATCGTCCCCATCTCTCGCCTGGATGACCTGCGCCAGGGATTCGATGGGTTAATACAGCAGGGCCTGATAGACGAGGGACTAAACCAGGAATACCTCAAAAGATTCGTTTATCGCCCGCCCGAGGGATTTTCCGGGGCCATGTCGGTCATTGTCATGGCTAGCCGTATGCCCGCGATACGTTTTTCATTTATTAAAAATGAAGTTAAAATCCCGGTATACATACCGCCGACGTATATACACGGTGCCCGATATGACCGAAAGGCCCAGGACACGCTGGCGGAATTGCTGACACCATATAAAGTCACGCCGGCCGTGCTGCCGAAGAAGTTGCTCGCCGTCAGGAGCGGGCTCGCCGCGTACGGGAGGAATAATATCACGTACATCGAAGGGCTGGGCAGCTGTTACTGGCTATCGGCATTTTATACGGACATGCCCTGTGCCGAAGAGGGCACATGGCGCGAGCCGACGATGATGGAAAGCTGCAATGATTGCAGTATCTGCAGGGATAACTGCCCCACCGGAGCTATCGTTGAGAATAGATTTTTATTACATGCCGAGCGCTGCATTGTCTTCCATAACGAAATGCCGGGGAACGTGCCCTTCCCATCATGGATGGACGAGACGTGGCATAACTCCCTGGTCGGGTGCTTGTATTGCCAGGAGTATTGCCCGGAAAACAAGGGCATGATCGACATCGTCGACGGGGCCGAGTTCTCGCGGGAAGAGACGGAGCTCCTGCTGGCGGGCACGCCTGAGGATAAGCTGCCGGCGCCGCTGGTGAAGAAGCTCGAGGAGTGCGACCTGCTGTCTATCCTGGACATCATCCCGAGGAACCTGACGCCACTCCTGCATTAA
- a CDS encoding TIGR04083 family peptide-modifying radical SAM enzyme: MPFHVMLIPTLGCPSKCSYCWSSDPDSPKMSVDTIKEVVAWLKEFRPGEAVTFTFHGGEPLLAGADFYKKSLALLSKGLKDRKIAFAMQTNLWLMTPEIAKVLAKYNIPIGSSLDGPKKLNDKQRSEGYYDRTMRGYQIAKENGLDVKFICTFTSYSVKKKEEIFDYFLKNDLTLKLHPALPSLRSNKPGEWALDPEEYGELLVYLLDKYLENMDKIDVMNIDHLCKCIFTGHGTVCTYVDCMGDTFAIGPDGSIYPCYRYVGMPNYVMGNVYDHPTMDDLMGSKAGILMLRYKKYVDKHCKDCAHISYCRGGCPYNAMAPYDGKIKGVDPHCVAYKRIFDEIIGRMNTDMFGGSGGLESATFGFPPERSSKQGIMAIMLKEI; encoded by the coding sequence ATGCCTTTTCACGTGATGCTTATCCCGACCCTGGGCTGCCCGTCGAAGTGCAGCTACTGCTGGAGCTCTGACCCGGACTCCCCGAAAATGAGCGTCGATACCATCAAAGAGGTCGTCGCATGGCTGAAGGAGTTCCGGCCTGGCGAGGCCGTCACGTTCACCTTCCACGGGGGCGAGCCGCTTCTCGCCGGGGCGGATTTTTATAAGAAGTCCCTGGCGCTACTTTCTAAGGGCCTGAAGGATCGCAAGATCGCTTTCGCCATGCAGACCAACCTCTGGCTCATGACCCCCGAGATCGCGAAAGTCCTGGCAAAGTACAACATCCCTATCGGCTCCAGCCTGGACGGGCCGAAAAAGCTGAACGACAAGCAGCGGTCCGAGGGCTACTACGACCGGACCATGCGGGGCTATCAGATCGCTAAAGAGAACGGCCTCGACGTTAAGTTCATCTGCACTTTTACCTCGTATTCCGTTAAGAAAAAAGAGGAGATCTTTGACTACTTCCTGAAGAACGACCTGACGCTGAAGCTGCATCCCGCCCTGCCGTCCCTGCGGAGCAATAAGCCCGGCGAGTGGGCCCTGGACCCGGAGGAATACGGCGAGCTGCTCGTCTATCTGCTGGACAAGTATCTCGAGAACATGGATAAGATCGACGTCATGAACATCGACCACCTCTGCAAGTGTATCTTCACCGGCCACGGGACCGTCTGCACGTACGTGGACTGCATGGGCGACACGTTCGCCATCGGCCCCGACGGGAGTATCTACCCGTGCTATCGCTACGTGGGCATGCCGAACTATGTCATGGGCAACGTCTACGATCACCCGACCATGGACGACCTGATGGGCTCGAAGGCCGGGATACTGATGCTGAGGTATAAGAAATACGTGGATAAGCACTGTAAGGACTGCGCGCACATCAGCTATTGCCGCGGCGGCTGCCCGTACAATGCCATGGCGCCCTATGACGGCAAGATCAAGGGCGTCGACCCACATTGCGTCGCCTATAAGCGTATCTTCGACGAGATCATCGGCCGCATGAACACCGACATGTTCGGCGGCTCGGGCGGCCTCGAGTCGGCGACGTTCGGGTTCCCGCCCGAGAGGTCCTCGAAGCAGGGCATCATGGCCATCATGTTGAAGGAGATATGA
- a CDS encoding NifB/NifX family molybdenum-iron cluster-binding protein, translating into MTRLAVPVVSPEGLSSKVNDHFAKSEYFAIIEDKKGKPRIVDFIKGAASEKASAGKVAGAGIDVVLAGRIGSCMISVFMDKGIKMYSGAAGTLLQAFKDYKAGKLAEVQPNPYQL; encoded by the coding sequence ATGACCCGGCTCGCCGTGCCTGTTGTTTCCCCGGAAGGATTATCATCGAAGGTCAACGACCACTTCGCTAAGAGCGAATACTTCGCCATCATCGAGGATAAAAAAGGCAAGCCCAGGATAGTCGATTTTATAAAAGGTGCGGCCTCCGAGAAGGCGTCTGCCGGAAAAGTCGCCGGCGCCGGCATCGACGTCGTGCTCGCCGGCCGCATCGGCTCCTGCATGATCAGCGTTTTTATGGATAAGGGCATTAAGATGTATAGCGGCGCCGCCGGCACGCTGCTGCAGGCTTTCAAGGACTATAAGGCGGGAAAGCTGGCCGAAGTCCAGCCAAATCCGTACCAGCTATGA
- a CDS encoding recombinase RecB gives MCPRLVYFQRRCARDVTDSGVRAGFFKALSHELSQVVQSTCPEASFEEAVTRACADSISVYGTLYEPVISGAAQEARGISDKILGGVAREKGGSGEDGLMNLMRPVSIGVNAYSDRLRISGTIDKVIQHGGIHAPVVISASGPPETGVYASDRIRLAAYAMLLSEKFGEQCTWGAVEYVPGWSLRWAEIRYEDKRKALYARNRILDMDKGRMPEAVRGKWCTGCGHDSACSVKPSLLGSIFR, from the coding sequence ATGTGCCCTCGCCTTGTATATTTTCAGAGACGCTGCGCCCGCGACGTTACCGACTCGGGCGTGAGGGCCGGCTTTTTTAAAGCGCTTTCCCATGAGCTGTCACAGGTCGTCCAGTCCACATGCCCGGAAGCATCATTTGAAGAAGCCGTCACAAGAGCCTGCGCCGATTCGATATCGGTCTATGGAACATTATATGAGCCTGTCATATCGGGCGCAGCGCAGGAAGCGCGAGGAATTTCCGATAAGATCCTGGGAGGCGTGGCCCGAGAAAAAGGCGGGTCAGGAGAAGATGGGCTGATGAATCTTATGCGGCCGGTTTCTATCGGGGTCAATGCCTATTCCGACCGGCTCCGGATATCCGGTACCATCGATAAGGTCATACAGCACGGAGGCATACATGCTCCGGTCGTCATCTCCGCGTCAGGCCCCCCGGAAACCGGCGTCTATGCGTCCGACCGCATCCGCCTGGCCGCATATGCGATGCTTCTCAGCGAAAAATTCGGCGAACAATGCACATGGGGAGCCGTCGAATACGTACCCGGCTGGAGCCTGCGATGGGCTGAGATACGATACGAGGATAAGAGAAAAGCGCTTTATGCCCGCAATCGGATCCTCGATATGGACAAAGGCAGGATGCCCGAAGCAGTCCGGGGTAAGTGGTGTACGGGATGCGGGCATGACAGCGCCTGCAGTGTAAAGCCTTCGCTGCTGGGCAGTATTTTTCGATAA
- a CDS encoding NfeD family protein has translation MELGWILFIAGVMFLLVELALPGFFAVVPGTILVIVGGLMLLFPGLVTSPLGIALLVVLTVVVSVLTIMFYKRLAPIQKPFTTSMDSLVGRTGEVITQVSPDSIDGKVKIDSQIWSATSDECIDACQKVSVVSVSGVHLFVKRV, from the coding sequence ATGGAACTGGGCTGGATATTATTTATAGCCGGCGTGATGTTCTTACTGGTGGAGCTGGCCTTACCGGGGTTCTTTGCGGTCGTGCCGGGAACGATCCTTGTGATCGTCGGCGGCCTCATGTTATTATTCCCCGGGCTGGTGACGTCTCCGCTGGGCATCGCGCTGCTAGTGGTGTTGACGGTGGTGGTCAGCGTGCTGACTATCATGTTCTATAAGCGTCTGGCTCCTATCCAGAAGCCATTCACAACCAGTATGGACTCGCTCGTCGGCAGGACCGGGGAAGTCATCACGCAGGTATCGCCGGACAGCATCGACGGCAAGGTCAAGATCGACTCCCAAATATGGAGCGCCACGTCCGACGAGTGCATCGACGCCTGCCAGAAGGTCAGTGTCGTGAGTGTTTCAGGAGTGCATCTGTTCGTCAAGAGGGTATAA
- a CDS encoding SPFH domain-containing protein — protein MLLLQAITGVELLFGIVLLLVIGAIVLILVSGIRIIQPYQQGLWILLGQYRGRLNPGFNWVIPLVSNVIKLDLRTQVLEIPKQEVITKDNSPTNVDAVIYIKVVDPEKAYFEVTNYRMATIALAQTTLRSVIGDMELDEVLYNRDLINNRLRDILDKATDAWGVRVEAVEIREVDPVGPVKAAMEEQTSAERRRRAAILLADGNKRSAILEAEGAKQAMILKAEGSRQSKILEAEGTRVGSILQAQGEAQSLRLISLGAVPLDKKALTVLSLDTLSKMSNGQATKIIFPFEISKLIEQSAKYLGASEEKVPEVGESTNVEKIVGKPEDVLGKIPNPDELRAEVADIESQLKKELEDTAKTTKDLKKIGADRPTELLDKK, from the coding sequence ATGTTATTATTACAGGCAATCACGGGAGTAGAACTACTCTTCGGCATCGTTTTATTGTTAGTAATCGGCGCCATCGTTCTCATCTTAGTCTCGGGCATACGCATCATCCAGCCCTATCAGCAGGGCCTGTGGATCTTGCTCGGCCAGTACCGGGGCCGCTTGAACCCCGGCTTTAACTGGGTCATCCCGCTGGTGAGTAACGTCATTAAATTAGATTTGAGGACGCAGGTGCTTGAAATACCAAAACAAGAAGTCATCACCAAGGATAACTCGCCCACCAACGTAGACGCGGTCATTTACATTAAAGTCGTAGACCCCGAGAAGGCTTACTTCGAGGTCACGAACTACCGCATGGCGACCATCGCCCTCGCGCAGACGACGCTAAGGAGCGTCATCGGCGACATGGAGCTGGATGAGGTGCTTTACAACCGGGACCTCATCAACAACCGCTTGAGGGATATCCTGGACAAGGCGACGGACGCCTGGGGCGTGCGCGTCGAGGCAGTCGAGATCCGTGAAGTCGACCCCGTGGGGCCCGTCAAGGCGGCCATGGAGGAGCAGACCTCCGCCGAGAGGCGCAGGAGGGCGGCCATCCTTCTCGCCGACGGTAATAAGCGTTCGGCGATCCTGGAGGCCGAGGGTGCCAAGCAGGCCATGATACTGAAGGCCGAAGGCTCCCGGCAGTCGAAGATCCTGGAAGCCGAAGGTACCAGGGTCGGGAGCATTCTCCAGGCGCAGGGTGAAGCTCAGTCGTTGAGGCTCATATCGCTAGGTGCCGTGCCCCTGGATAAGAAAGCACTTACAGTTCTATCGCTGGACACGCTGTCGAAGATGTCCAACGGCCAGGCCACGAAGATAATCTTCCCATTCGAGATCTCGAAGCTCATCGAGCAGTCCGCGAAATATCTCGGCGCCTCCGAGGAGAAGGTGCCCGAGGTCGGCGAATCGACCAATGTCGAGAAGATCGTGGGCAAGCCCGAGGACGTGCTCGGTAAGATACCCAACCCGGACGAGCTTAGGGCCGAAGTGGCCGATATCGAGTCCCAGCTCAAGAAGGAGCTCGAAGACACCGCCAAGACCACGAAGGACCTTAAGAAGATCGGTGCCGATAGGCCTACGGAACTGCTGGATAAGAAATAA
- a CDS encoding transglutaminase domain-containing protein — protein MPPKRIHHQMAGAILTVLIIACLLISYMISAANAETYVFDGSARSQARITQTTTITVSGLNPASIPNGSKIYYNASYPSTLSDGGYSIGASGVQISASPAPSSISGMMTDHYGNAYKQLVWDINSSTSSTLTLVVTTRFNADISEDMSPLSYEDTLGTISYPDYISQYLLPTSMVQSDDQRIVDKKNSLISGVTSEAEAVDNIINFVKASIPDQDSNVAKDALSSLSSSKGNCVNRAHLALALLRSAGIPARCVGGIIYGNKYSVSYNVNGGMATTEIGWGDGSHVWIEVYYPDEGVWVPYDPDMDKGFVDTRHIKYTVSQDQDTNAATRGDVGLLNVNGATSSVTFNTGVSAANLQDSISLHYRYTKQSPPQGIFMIARELRSSTAPTLTPTPTVSPTPKPNNTTVTPTVTIKPGSSVTPTISLSPVDSTKHNVTGVIVDASTGSPVRGATVLLDTIQISASDEGKFAFQYAVSSGSYVLTVSAPGYMTEKQVLMPNNADIDVKVKIVPLADTAASSTPTAKLSPAVDVLLSLAALAGGMLLWRKRGL, from the coding sequence GTGCCGCCTAAGCGTATTCACCACCAGATGGCAGGCGCCATACTTACCGTTCTCATTATTGCATGTCTTCTGATCAGCTATATGATAAGCGCCGCTAATGCGGAAACGTATGTTTTCGACGGCAGCGCCCGGTCCCAGGCCAGGATCACGCAGACGACGACCATTACGGTCTCGGGCCTGAACCCCGCCTCGATACCGAATGGGTCGAAGATATACTATAACGCGTCATACCCCTCCACGTTAAGCGACGGGGGCTATTCCATCGGCGCCTCCGGCGTCCAGATCTCCGCCAGCCCGGCGCCGTCATCGATCTCCGGAATGATGACCGACCATTACGGGAACGCATATAAGCAGCTCGTCTGGGACATTAATTCGAGCACCAGCTCGACGCTGACGCTGGTCGTCACGACGCGCTTCAACGCCGATATATCGGAGGACATGAGCCCGCTATCCTACGAGGACACCCTCGGTACTATATCCTACCCTGATTATATCTCACAATATCTATTGCCCACGAGCATGGTGCAGTCCGATGACCAGAGGATCGTAGACAAGAAAAACTCCCTAATATCGGGCGTTACTTCCGAGGCCGAAGCCGTGGATAACATCATCAACTTCGTCAAGGCCAGCATTCCGGACCAGGACTCGAACGTGGCCAAGGATGCCCTGTCTTCGCTCAGCAGCTCGAAGGGTAACTGTGTAAACCGCGCCCATCTGGCCCTGGCGCTGCTCCGTAGCGCGGGCATACCTGCCCGCTGTGTCGGCGGAATAATCTATGGAAATAAGTATTCCGTATCCTATAATGTCAACGGCGGGATGGCGACGACCGAGATCGGCTGGGGCGACGGCTCGCATGTCTGGATCGAGGTCTACTACCCCGACGAAGGTGTCTGGGTCCCATATGACCCGGATATGGATAAGGGGTTCGTCGATACCCGGCACATTAAATATACGGTCTCTCAGGATCAGGATACGAATGCCGCGACACGGGGCGATGTAGGTCTGCTAAACGTAAACGGGGCGACTTCCTCGGTGACCTTTAACACGGGCGTCTCGGCCGCAAACCTCCAGGATTCCATATCGCTGCACTATCGCTATACGAAGCAATCCCCGCCCCAGGGCATATTCATGATCGCACGCGAGCTGCGCTCGTCCACGGCCCCGACGCTCACGCCGACCCCGACGGTCTCTCCCACGCCGAAGCCGAACAATACAACGGTGACACCTACTGTCACGATAAAGCCCGGCTCGAGCGTGACTCCCACCATATCCCTATCGCCGGTAGATTCAACAAAACATAACGTCACGGGCGTTATCGTCGACGCTTCCACCGGGTCGCCCGTCCGGGGCGCGACCGTTCTCCTGGACACGATACAGATATCGGCCAGCGACGAGGGGAAATTCGCGTTCCAGTACGCCGTTTCAAGCGGCTCGTACGTGCTTACCGTGAGCGCCCCGGGCTATATGACCGAGAAGCAGGTGCTCATGCCCAATAACGCCGATATCGACGTGAAGGTCAAGATAGTGCCGCTCGCGGACACGGCGGCGTCGTCGACGCCGACGGCCAAACTGTCCCCGGCGGTCGATGTTCTGTTGTCTCTGGCTGCGCTGGCCGGCGGCATGCTTTTATGGAGGAAACGAGGGCTTTGA
- a CDS encoding DUF2240 family protein: protein MEETRALSDLELAVARAFQLRGKSRLNRTEFTFALAYELKWFTPEESKEVLEAALKQGVLKETGDRLVPAFNVKGVVVPPDFKPGKDILEEKSLFDRTLDLLVSAGIDRVAALELIGQKQKEYGGLVTPEAAALIIAREKKLNVEPYIDEAYKEIIQEKK from the coding sequence ATGGAGGAAACGAGGGCTTTGAGCGACCTTGAGCTGGCCGTTGCCCGCGCTTTCCAGCTGCGAGGCAAGTCACGGCTGAACCGCACCGAGTTCACGTTTGCCCTGGCCTATGAGCTCAAGTGGTTCACTCCCGAGGAGAGCAAGGAAGTGCTGGAGGCCGCTTTAAAGCAGGGCGTGCTCAAGGAGACGGGCGACAGGCTCGTGCCCGCGTTCAATGTAAAGGGCGTCGTCGTGCCTCCCGACTTTAAGCCCGGAAAGGACATCCTTGAAGAGAAAAGTCTTTTTGACCGCACCCTTGACCTGCTGGTGTCCGCGGGCATTGACCGGGTCGCGGCCCTGGAATTGATCGGGCAAAAGCAAAAAGAATACGGGGGCCTTGTGACGCCCGAGGCGGCCGCCCTCATCATCGCCAGGGAGAAAAAGCTCAACGTCGAGCCCTACATCGATGAAGCGTATAAGGAAATAATTCAAGAGAAAAAGTAA
- a CDS encoding replication factor C small subunit, with product MTIIVVEVIKMASDDVWTEKYRPKTLDEVIGQEQIVRRLKSYVKTGNLPHLLFSGPPGVGKTACAIALARDMFGDTWQNNFTELNASDERGIDVVRNNIKNFARTAPLGEARFKIIFLDEADALTSDAQSALRRTMERYTATCRFVISCNYSSKIIEPIQSRCAVYRFGPQSPKDIDVMIRRIEKGEGIKITKDGMDAVVYVARGDMRRAINALQSASTVSKEITAETVYETTSTARPKEIEDMLKLALNGQFMDARNMLDDLLIKYGLSGSDIIDQIYASMFSLGLNEEVLVALVDRIGEADFRLTEGANERIQVEALLAHFKMHGEAMKK from the coding sequence ATGACCATTATAGTGGTGGAAGTTATCAAGATGGCATCGGACGATGTATGGACAGAGAAATACAGGCCGAAGACGCTCGACGAGGTCATCGGGCAGGAGCAGATAGTCCGGAGGCTGAAGTCCTACGTGAAGACGGGTAACCTGCCCCACCTTTTGTTCTCCGGGCCGCCGGGCGTTGGCAAGACCGCCTGCGCTATCGCGCTGGCCAGGGACATGTTCGGCGACACCTGGCAGAATAATTTTACCGAGCTCAACGCCTCCGACGAGAGGGGCATCGACGTCGTCCGTAACAATATCAAGAATTTTGCGCGCACAGCGCCGCTCGGGGAAGCCAGGTTCAAGATCATCTTTTTGGACGAGGCGGATGCGTTGACGTCCGACGCCCAGTCCGCGCTGCGGCGGACCATGGAGCGCTATACGGCGACCTGCAGGTTTGTCATTTCCTGTAACTACTCGTCCAAGATCATCGAGCCCATCCAGTCCCGGTGCGCCGTTTACCGGTTCGGCCCGCAAAGCCCTAAGGATATTGACGTGATGATCCGGCGCATCGAGAAGGGCGAGGGCATTAAGATCACGAAGGACGGCATGGACGCCGTCGTTTACGTCGCACGGGGAGATATGAGACGGGCCATAAACGCTTTGCAGTCCGCGTCCACCGTTTCGAAGGAGATAACCGCCGAGACCGTCTATGAGACGACGAGCACGGCGCGGCCGAAGGAGATCGAGGATATGCTGAAGCTGGCGCTCAACGGCCAGTTCATGGACGCCCGCAACATGCTCGACGACCTGCTAATAAAATATGGCCTGTCCGGCAGCGATATCATCGACCAGATCTACGCCTCCATGTTCTCGCTCGGGTTGAATGAGGAAGTTCTGGTGGCGCTGGTGGACCGCATCGGCGAGGCCGACTTCCGCCTGACCGAGGGTGCGAATGAGCGTATCCAGGTCGAAGCGCTTCTGGCGCACTTCAAGATGCACGGCGAGGCGATGAAAAAGTAA
- a CDS encoding DUF6789 family protein codes for MAARDITDGAIAGAVTGLIIGLLTIILGAIGLASIGQYININNVLGGILPGVSGAGLTISASMVLLIFLTIVGLILGIVFGALYERIPTTSAISKGVVFMVVLWVIFGLLIPLILGMGAGARAAGITFASIVTSFIASIIWGALLGAVFTWVARRAAAPTRPVVRTP; via the coding sequence ATGGCAGCAAGAGACATTACGGATGGGGCGATAGCGGGGGCCGTTACGGGGCTCATTATTGGCTTATTGACTATCATACTGGGTGCTATCGGCCTGGCGTCCATCGGACAGTATATTAACATCAATAACGTGCTGGGCGGCATCCTGCCCGGCGTGAGCGGAGCGGGGCTGACGATCTCGGCTTCGATGGTACTGCTGATATTCTTAACCATCGTCGGCCTCATACTGGGCATCGTCTTCGGCGCCCTGTACGAGCGTATACCAACGACCAGCGCCATTTCCAAAGGCGTTGTCTTCATGGTGGTGCTATGGGTCATCTTCGGGCTGTTGATCCCGCTCATCCTGGGCATGGGCGCCGGAGCGCGTGCGGCCGGTATCACTTTCGCGAGCATCGTCACATCGTTCATCGCGTCCATCATCTGGGGCGCGCTCCTGGGTGCTGTCTTTACCTGGGTGGCGCGGCGCGCGGCGGCTCCGACGAGGCCCGTGGTCAGGACACCTTAA
- a CDS encoding VIT1/CCC1 transporter family protein translates to MESERGRYIILGSIDGILAVLGIIIGLSSATLDPGVILKAALGGGIALCLTNGIGSYLAETAVEYGRLSDVEQALLQDLRHTKIEKLTKRNILIDSFLSGSSSFFGSLIPILPFVFASDGIAIYLSVALALASLVVLGLFSGRISRQSYITSIVRMVALGVIVVVVCSMLHLSP, encoded by the coding sequence ATGGAAAGCGAGAGGGGCCGTTACATCATCCTCGGCAGCATCGACGGGATCCTGGCCGTCCTGGGCATCATCATAGGCCTATCCTCCGCCACGCTAGACCCGGGCGTGATCCTCAAGGCCGCCCTCGGCGGCGGCATCGCGCTCTGCCTGACCAACGGCATCGGCTCCTACCTGGCGGAAACGGCCGTCGAATACGGCAGGCTTTCCGACGTTGAGCAGGCCCTGTTGCAGGACCTGAGGCATACGAAGATCGAGAAGCTGACGAAGCGGAATATCCTGATCGATTCCTTCCTGTCCGGCAGTTCCAGCTTCTTCGGCTCGCTAATCCCCATCCTGCCCTTCGTCTTTGCCAGTGATGGCATCGCAATTTATCTTTCAGTCGCCCTGGCACTGGCATCGCTCGTGGTCCTGGGCTTGTTTTCCGGGCGGATCTCCCGGCAGAGCTATATCACATCAATAGTCCGCATGGTCGCCCTCGGCGTCATCGTCGTCGTCGTTTGCAGCATGCTACACCTGAGCCCTTAA
- a CDS encoding DUF211 domain-containing protein has protein sequence MTGIKRLVLDVLKPHQPSILELAKAIAALKHVNGVNLSLYEVDTQTENIKITVEGVNIDFDELERVIEDMGAVIHSIDEVAAGIKLVEEVETLQDR, from the coding sequence GGTACTGGACGTGCTTAAGCCGCACCAGCCGTCGATCCTGGAGCTGGCAAAGGCGATCGCCGCGCTGAAGCACGTGAACGGCGTGAACTTAAGCCTTTATGAGGTCGACACGCAGACGGAGAATATCAAGATCACGGTGGAAGGCGTCAACATCGATTTCGACGAGCTAGAGCGCGTTATCGAGGACATGGGCGCCGTCATCCACAGCATCGATGAGGTCGCCGCGGGCATCAAGCTCGTGGAAGAGGTCGAGACGCTGCAGGATCGCTAA